From Haemorhous mexicanus isolate bHaeMex1 chromosome 1, bHaeMex1.pri, whole genome shotgun sequence, one genomic window encodes:
- the MYLK4 gene encoding myosin light chain kinase family member 4 isoform X2: MTTSSRQSSSTSMVNNLAKIFDPNTLQNQGPGNGMEPPQILHVERSDVSTSESFNIMDVKFASLEEKIDKLLTLQDNVLKKLNSFSQEICCIGKDMETVKAETSEPGSRMERNKKMRNNEMRRLCLKMKKSLSDINRKAEQQVKRLDGLEQSVSGLQKLVGPLVERVKTLIIHNSSVKHHVKKRKVCKAGAGHPFRMHIFSETTAGDLLKKKNEKVIKEKSHFNETETKEKKPPDSTDGDIQQSQSCSPEEEVDKLNKENAKRESSLVLEADPPKFHTEESEEKQESLSLESHYEYRRNSFQESFTEKQQEEDAVDDACQKLTVQEIESESPAAEEKKEHQVPEDALEKQQEEKESEEKENAVESEKDAEEPPAPSQKEDEAEQSYDEEVPEGRCKSCEKDDIPTPPAPFDHRIVSAKRVGISNYYNVNEDEILGGGRFGQVHKCEEKATGLKLAAKIIKAQGPKQKDEVKNEINVMNQLNHVNLIQLYDAFESKNDIVLVMEYVEGGELFDRIIDENYNLTEMDTISFIKQICKGIQYMHQMYILHLDLKPENILCVNREANQIKIIDFGLARRYKPREKLRVNFGTPEFLAPEVVNYEFVSFPTDMWSLGVIAYMLLTGLSPFLGDDDNETLNNILACNWDFEDEEFRDVSDEAKDFISKLLIKEKCWRLSATAALKHPWLTDHRLHCRLQRKAKGDRVSQAPLAK, translated from the exons ATGACCACatccagcaggcagagctcttcTACGTCTATGGTCAACAACTTGGCCAAAATATTTGATCCAAACACTTTGCAAAACCAAGGGCCAGGTAATGGAATGGAACCTCCTCAAATTCTTCACGTTGAGAGAAGTGATGTCAGCACATCTGAAAGTTTCAACATCATGGATGTGAAGTTTGCCTCCCTTGAAGAGAAAATTGATAAACTGTTGACTCTGCAAGACAATGTCCTTAAGAAGCTTAACAGTTTTTCCCAAGAAATCTGTTGCATTGGAAAAGACATGGAGACGGTAAAGGCAGAAACATCTGAACCTGGATCAAGgatggaaagaaacaaaaaaatgagaaataatgaAATGAGGAGACTTTgccttaaaatgaaaaaatctctttctgaTATAAACAGGAAAGCTGAGCAGCAGGTTAAGAGGCTAGATGGACTTGAACAAAGTGTTTCTGGACTACAGAAACTTGTAGGACCTCTGGTAGAAAGGGTGAAAACATTAATAATTCACAATTCAAGTGTAAAGCATCATGTTAAAAAACGTAAAGTTtgcaaggcaggagctggacaTCCCTTTAGGATGCACATTTTCTCGGAGACAACAGCTGGTGATCTgctcaagaagaaaaatgaaaag GTCATCAAAGAAAAGTCACATTTcaatgaaacagaaacaaaagaaaagaagccaCCAGATTCAACAG ATGGGGACATCCAGCAGAGTCAGTCCTGCTCCCCGGAAGAAGAAGTTGATAAGCTCAACAAGGAAAATGCCAAGAGGGAAAGTTCCCTTGTGCTTGAAGCGGATCCTCCCAAGTTTCATACTGAAGAGTcagaagagaaacaagaaaGTTTGTCTTTAGAAAGCCATTATGAATATAGGAGAAACTCTTTTCAGGAATCCttcacagaaaagcagcaggaagaagaTGCTGTTGATGATGCTTGTCAAAAACTAACTGTGCAGGAGATAGAGAGTGAGtccccagcagctgaggagaAGAAGGAACATCAGGTGCCTGAAGATGCACTTGAAAAACAACAAGAGGAGAAAGAGAGcgaagagaaggaaaatgctgtTGAGAGTGAAAAAGATGCTGAGGAAccaccagctccttcccaaAAGGAAGATGAGGCAGAACAAAGTTATGATGAAGAGGTACCAGAGGGAAG GTGTAAAAGCTGCGAAAAAG aTGATATTCCTACTCCACCAGCACCATTTGATCACCGGATTGTCTCAGCCAAAAGGGTGGGGATCAGCAATTATTATAATGTCAACGAGGATGAAATTCTGGGAGG AGGGCGTTTTGGGCAAGTGCACAAATGTGAAGAGAAGGCAACAGGTCTCAAACTGGCAGCCAAAATTATAAAAGCACAAGGTCCAAAACAGAAG GATGaagtaaaaaatgaaatcaatgtcATGAACCAGCTGAATCACGTCAACCTCATCCAGCTATATGATGCCTTTGAATCTAAAAATGATATTGTACTCGTCATGGAATA TGTGGAAGGAGGAGAGTTATTTGACCGAATTATTGACGAAAACTACAATTTGACAGAGATGGATACAATCTCGTTCATAAAACAGATCTGCAAGGGAATTCAGTACATGCACCAAATGTACATTCTTCATTTGGATCTCAAG CCTGAGAATATCCTGTGTGTGAACCGAGAGgcaaatcaaataaaaattattgatTTTGGATTGGCAAGAAG ATATAAACCCAGGGAAAAACTTCGAGTTAACTTTGGAACTCCAGAATTTCTTGCTCCTGAAGTTGTGAATTATGAGTTTGTCTCTTTTCCTACAGACATGTGGAGTTTAGGAGTCATTGCTTATATGCT CCTCACTGGATTGTCTCCTTTTTTGGGTGATGATGACAATGAGACCCTCAACAATATCCTGGCCTGTAACTGGGATTTTGAAGATGAGGAATTTCGAGATGTTTCTGATGAAGCCAAAGATTTCATATCAAAGCTTCTCATCAAGGAAAAATG CTGGAGATTAAGTGCAACTGCTGCCTTAAAACACCCATGGTTAACAGACCACAGGCTCCACTGCAGACTCCAG agAAAGGCTAAAGGTGACCGTGTGTCTCAAGCACCCCTGGCTAAATAA
- the MYLK4 gene encoding myosin light chain kinase family member 4 isoform X4 has product MIKIKGMDLILQRNAAWIVDNFCLLASYLWHTLWTVLSCGRKKGIPAPGNAQVIKEKSHFNETETKEKKPPDSTDGDIQQSQSCSPEEEVDKLNKENAKRESSLVLEADPPKFHTEESEEKQESLSLESHYEYRRNSFQESFTEKQQEEDAVDDACQKLTVQEIESESPAAEEKKEHQVPEDALEKQQEEKESEEKENAVESEKDAEEPPAPSQKEDEAEQSYDEEVPEGRCKSCEKGTGNSSSIPGQTCQFEHSSRNDIPTPPAPFDHRIVSAKRVGISNYYNVNEDEILGGGRFGQVHKCEEKATGLKLAAKIIKAQGPKQKDEVKNEINVMNQLNHVNLIQLYDAFESKNDIVLVMEYVEGGELFDRIIDENYNLTEMDTISFIKQICKGIQYMHQMYILHLDLKPENILCVNREANQIKIIDFGLARRYKPREKLRVNFGTPEFLAPEVVNYEFVSFPTDMWSLGVIAYMLLTGLSPFLGDDDNETLNNILACNWDFEDEEFRDVSDEAKDFISKLLIKEKCWRLSATAALKHPWLTDHRLHCRLQRKAKGDRVSQAPLAK; this is encoded by the exons GTCATCAAAGAAAAGTCACATTTcaatgaaacagaaacaaaagaaaagaagccaCCAGATTCAACAG ATGGGGACATCCAGCAGAGTCAGTCCTGCTCCCCGGAAGAAGAAGTTGATAAGCTCAACAAGGAAAATGCCAAGAGGGAAAGTTCCCTTGTGCTTGAAGCGGATCCTCCCAAGTTTCATACTGAAGAGTcagaagagaaacaagaaaGTTTGTCTTTAGAAAGCCATTATGAATATAGGAGAAACTCTTTTCAGGAATCCttcacagaaaagcagcaggaagaagaTGCTGTTGATGATGCTTGTCAAAAACTAACTGTGCAGGAGATAGAGAGTGAGtccccagcagctgaggagaAGAAGGAACATCAGGTGCCTGAAGATGCACTTGAAAAACAACAAGAGGAGAAAGAGAGcgaagagaaggaaaatgctgtTGAGAGTGAAAAAGATGCTGAGGAAccaccagctccttcccaaAAGGAAGATGAGGCAGAACAAAGTTATGATGAAGAGGTACCAGAGGGAAG GTGTAAAAGCTGCGAAAAAGGTACAGGAAATTCTAGTTCAATCCCTGGGCAGACCTGCCAGTTTGAGCATAGTAGTAGAA aTGATATTCCTACTCCACCAGCACCATTTGATCACCGGATTGTCTCAGCCAAAAGGGTGGGGATCAGCAATTATTATAATGTCAACGAGGATGAAATTCTGGGAGG AGGGCGTTTTGGGCAAGTGCACAAATGTGAAGAGAAGGCAACAGGTCTCAAACTGGCAGCCAAAATTATAAAAGCACAAGGTCCAAAACAGAAG GATGaagtaaaaaatgaaatcaatgtcATGAACCAGCTGAATCACGTCAACCTCATCCAGCTATATGATGCCTTTGAATCTAAAAATGATATTGTACTCGTCATGGAATA TGTGGAAGGAGGAGAGTTATTTGACCGAATTATTGACGAAAACTACAATTTGACAGAGATGGATACAATCTCGTTCATAAAACAGATCTGCAAGGGAATTCAGTACATGCACCAAATGTACATTCTTCATTTGGATCTCAAG CCTGAGAATATCCTGTGTGTGAACCGAGAGgcaaatcaaataaaaattattgatTTTGGATTGGCAAGAAG ATATAAACCCAGGGAAAAACTTCGAGTTAACTTTGGAACTCCAGAATTTCTTGCTCCTGAAGTTGTGAATTATGAGTTTGTCTCTTTTCCTACAGACATGTGGAGTTTAGGAGTCATTGCTTATATGCT CCTCACTGGATTGTCTCCTTTTTTGGGTGATGATGACAATGAGACCCTCAACAATATCCTGGCCTGTAACTGGGATTTTGAAGATGAGGAATTTCGAGATGTTTCTGATGAAGCCAAAGATTTCATATCAAAGCTTCTCATCAAGGAAAAATG CTGGAGATTAAGTGCAACTGCTGCCTTAAAACACCCATGGTTAACAGACCACAGGCTCCACTGCAGACTCCAG agAAAGGCTAAAGGTGACCGTGTGTCTCAAGCACCCCTGGCTAAATAA
- the MYLK4 gene encoding myosin light chain kinase family member 4 isoform X1, whose amino-acid sequence MTTSSRQSSSTSMVNNLAKIFDPNTLQNQGPGNGMEPPQILHVERSDVSTSESFNIMDVKFASLEEKIDKLLTLQDNVLKKLNSFSQEICCIGKDMETVKAETSEPGSRMERNKKMRNNEMRRLCLKMKKSLSDINRKAEQQVKRLDGLEQSVSGLQKLVGPLVERVKTLIIHNSSVKHHVKKRKVCKAGAGHPFRMHIFSETTAGDLLKKKNEKVIKEKSHFNETETKEKKPPDSTDGDIQQSQSCSPEEEVDKLNKENAKRESSLVLEADPPKFHTEESEEKQESLSLESHYEYRRNSFQESFTEKQQEEDAVDDACQKLTVQEIESESPAAEEKKEHQVPEDALEKQQEEKESEEKENAVESEKDAEEPPAPSQKEDEAEQSYDEEVPEGRCKSCEKGTGNSSSIPGQTCQFEHSSRNDIPTPPAPFDHRIVSAKRVGISNYYNVNEDEILGGGRFGQVHKCEEKATGLKLAAKIIKAQGPKQKDEVKNEINVMNQLNHVNLIQLYDAFESKNDIVLVMEYVEGGELFDRIIDENYNLTEMDTISFIKQICKGIQYMHQMYILHLDLKPENILCVNREANQIKIIDFGLARRYKPREKLRVNFGTPEFLAPEVVNYEFVSFPTDMWSLGVIAYMLLTGLSPFLGDDDNETLNNILACNWDFEDEEFRDVSDEAKDFISKLLIKEKCWRLSATAALKHPWLTDHRLHCRLQRKAKGDRVSQAPLAK is encoded by the exons ATGACCACatccagcaggcagagctcttcTACGTCTATGGTCAACAACTTGGCCAAAATATTTGATCCAAACACTTTGCAAAACCAAGGGCCAGGTAATGGAATGGAACCTCCTCAAATTCTTCACGTTGAGAGAAGTGATGTCAGCACATCTGAAAGTTTCAACATCATGGATGTGAAGTTTGCCTCCCTTGAAGAGAAAATTGATAAACTGTTGACTCTGCAAGACAATGTCCTTAAGAAGCTTAACAGTTTTTCCCAAGAAATCTGTTGCATTGGAAAAGACATGGAGACGGTAAAGGCAGAAACATCTGAACCTGGATCAAGgatggaaagaaacaaaaaaatgagaaataatgaAATGAGGAGACTTTgccttaaaatgaaaaaatctctttctgaTATAAACAGGAAAGCTGAGCAGCAGGTTAAGAGGCTAGATGGACTTGAACAAAGTGTTTCTGGACTACAGAAACTTGTAGGACCTCTGGTAGAAAGGGTGAAAACATTAATAATTCACAATTCAAGTGTAAAGCATCATGTTAAAAAACGTAAAGTTtgcaaggcaggagctggacaTCCCTTTAGGATGCACATTTTCTCGGAGACAACAGCTGGTGATCTgctcaagaagaaaaatgaaaag GTCATCAAAGAAAAGTCACATTTcaatgaaacagaaacaaaagaaaagaagccaCCAGATTCAACAG ATGGGGACATCCAGCAGAGTCAGTCCTGCTCCCCGGAAGAAGAAGTTGATAAGCTCAACAAGGAAAATGCCAAGAGGGAAAGTTCCCTTGTGCTTGAAGCGGATCCTCCCAAGTTTCATACTGAAGAGTcagaagagaaacaagaaaGTTTGTCTTTAGAAAGCCATTATGAATATAGGAGAAACTCTTTTCAGGAATCCttcacagaaaagcagcaggaagaagaTGCTGTTGATGATGCTTGTCAAAAACTAACTGTGCAGGAGATAGAGAGTGAGtccccagcagctgaggagaAGAAGGAACATCAGGTGCCTGAAGATGCACTTGAAAAACAACAAGAGGAGAAAGAGAGcgaagagaaggaaaatgctgtTGAGAGTGAAAAAGATGCTGAGGAAccaccagctccttcccaaAAGGAAGATGAGGCAGAACAAAGTTATGATGAAGAGGTACCAGAGGGAAG GTGTAAAAGCTGCGAAAAAGGTACAGGAAATTCTAGTTCAATCCCTGGGCAGACCTGCCAGTTTGAGCATAGTAGTAGAA aTGATATTCCTACTCCACCAGCACCATTTGATCACCGGATTGTCTCAGCCAAAAGGGTGGGGATCAGCAATTATTATAATGTCAACGAGGATGAAATTCTGGGAGG AGGGCGTTTTGGGCAAGTGCACAAATGTGAAGAGAAGGCAACAGGTCTCAAACTGGCAGCCAAAATTATAAAAGCACAAGGTCCAAAACAGAAG GATGaagtaaaaaatgaaatcaatgtcATGAACCAGCTGAATCACGTCAACCTCATCCAGCTATATGATGCCTTTGAATCTAAAAATGATATTGTACTCGTCATGGAATA TGTGGAAGGAGGAGAGTTATTTGACCGAATTATTGACGAAAACTACAATTTGACAGAGATGGATACAATCTCGTTCATAAAACAGATCTGCAAGGGAATTCAGTACATGCACCAAATGTACATTCTTCATTTGGATCTCAAG CCTGAGAATATCCTGTGTGTGAACCGAGAGgcaaatcaaataaaaattattgatTTTGGATTGGCAAGAAG ATATAAACCCAGGGAAAAACTTCGAGTTAACTTTGGAACTCCAGAATTTCTTGCTCCTGAAGTTGTGAATTATGAGTTTGTCTCTTTTCCTACAGACATGTGGAGTTTAGGAGTCATTGCTTATATGCT CCTCACTGGATTGTCTCCTTTTTTGGGTGATGATGACAATGAGACCCTCAACAATATCCTGGCCTGTAACTGGGATTTTGAAGATGAGGAATTTCGAGATGTTTCTGATGAAGCCAAAGATTTCATATCAAAGCTTCTCATCAAGGAAAAATG CTGGAGATTAAGTGCAACTGCTGCCTTAAAACACCCATGGTTAACAGACCACAGGCTCCACTGCAGACTCCAG agAAAGGCTAAAGGTGACCGTGTGTCTCAAGCACCCCTGGCTAAATAA